A region of the Dyadobacter sp. CECT 9275 genome:
AGGCCATGGCTGGTGTAAAAGCATTCCTTTTTTCGGGGCGGTTTAAGGTAATCCTGAAAACCGGTCCGTCCACCATCGCTTTTATATTTAAAAAGCGAATGTTTCCAAATTCCGAAATATCATTCCTGGTATAAAAACGCATGATTATCAGTAAATAGGAATTGGTGGTTCAACAAGCCCCTCCACCTGCTGAGTAGTTTTCGTTACTTTAATACCTCCTCCAGCATGGTTATATACTGACTAATCCCCTGTTCTATTTCATGCAGGTATATAAACTCGTCAGCGCTGTGAGATCTGCCCGAATGTCCGGGCCCCATTTTCAGGGACGGGCAGTCCAGCAACGCCTGGTCAGAGGTGGTGGGTGAGCCATAGGCGTTTCTGCCCAGCCCGAGCCCCGCTTTCACAATGGGATGGTCCATCGGGATGCTGGACGGGCGTAACCGTATGGAGCGCGGTGTTACCACAGAGGTAATATTTTCCTGGATCGTTTCAATGATTTCTTCCAGGGTGTACTGATCCGTAGCACGGACATCAATGGTAAAAGTGCAGCTATCCGGAACCACGTTATGCTGTGTTCCGGCGTTGATGATCGTCACCGACATTTTCACCGGCCCCAGCGTTGGTGATACCTTTGGAAACTGATAATTTTTTATCCATTCAATATCGCTGATCGCTTTATAAATAGCATTTTCACCTTCTTCCCTGGCAGCATGTCCGGATATGCCTTTTGCCGTGCAATCCAGCACCACAAGGCCCTTTTCAGCCACGGCCAGGTGCATTTCAGTAGGCTCCCCTACAATGGCGAAAGAAATTGCAGGTAATTCAGGAACAACAATTTCAAGCCCTTCTTTTCCTGATATTTCTTCCTCCGCGGTTGCCGCAATAACAATGTTGTAAGCAAGCCCAGGCTGATCATAGAAATAACAAAACGTAGCGATCAGGGAAACCAAGCATCCGCCAGCATCATTGCTACCCAGGCCATAAAGCTTCCCGTCCGTTTCCTGTGCTACAAACGGATTCAGCGTCCATGACTTGTTAGGTTTCACCGTATCATGATGCGAGTTAAGTAAAAGCGTTGGTTTTGCAGCGTCAAAGTGCTTGTTGAAAGCCCAGAGATTATTTTTCTTTTTATGAACGGATATCTGTCTTGCGACAAAAAACTCCTCCAGAATTGCGGCCGTCTGATCCTCCTCTTTACTGAAAGACGGTGTCTCAATCAATTTTTTCAGGAGCAGGATCGCTTCCTGACTAAGTATTTTTATGTTTTCCGATGCAGGTATTTCTAATGCCATTGGACCGTTTTTGTATCCTTATCTGGAACAAATGTATGAAAAAAGGGGGCCGAACCAATCGGAACCACCCCCTTAGAATTTCCTTAACGTATGCTTTACAACTGACTACGAGATACTTACCTCTTTTATTTTACCATCTTACCTGCCCATCCCCTTTGACAATCCACTTTTCGGTAACCAGTTTTTCAAGGGCAAAAGGACCTCTTGCATGAAGTTTCTGCGTGGAGATACCTATTTCAGCTCCTAAACCGAACACTCCCCCATCGGTAAAACGCGTGGAAGCATTGGCATACACGGCCGCAGCATCCACTTCATTCAGAAAGGTTTCGATGGAAACCGGATCCTTTGAAACAATAGCCTCGGAATGGCGCGAGGAGTAGGCTGCAATATGTTGCAGGGCATCGTAGAGCCCATCCACCACTTTTACAGAACATTTATAATCCTGGTATTCCCTGCCAAAATCTTCGGGCTGAGCCTTTTTAAGGTAAGGATACTGCGCTTCCTGAAGAATATCAAAAGAAGTTGCATCAGCAAAAACTTCTACGTTCCATTTCACAAAGTCTGCTTTGAGTTTTGGCAGAAACTCAGCCGCCACCGTCCGGTCAACCAAAATAGTATCCAGTGAATTACAAACCGAGGGGCGCGACACCTTCGCATTGACAACAATTGCTGCGGCCTTATCCAGGTCTCCCGTTTTTTCAACATAGGTATGACAAACCCCTGCACCTGTTTCAATGGTGGGTACCAGAGAATTCTGCCGTACAAATTTGATCAGACTTTCGGAGCCTCTCGGAATAATGATATCCACATACTGAGTAGCATTCAGGAGTTCCGATACGAACTCCCGCCCGGTTGGCAACAGCATCACTGCAGCAGCAGGAACACCCAGTTCCTGCAGGCTTTCATGAATCAGCGACACCAGATAGGTATTGGAAAAATGCGCTTCCTTCCCGCCTTTCAAAACACAGGCATTTCCCGAACGCAGGCATAAAGAAGCCACATCAATGGTAACATTCGGCCTTGACTCATAGATCACCCCCACCACTCCCAGCGGAACCGATACCTTTTGCAGCGCAAGGTCCTGTTCAATACTTCTTGTCAGCAATACCTCACCGGTGGGATCAGGCAAGGATGCCACGTCTCGCAGGCTTTGAGCAAGGTCGCCGATCCGCTTTTCGTTCAACAGCAACCGGTCCTTTTTAGGATCGGCGTCATCCATCAGATCAAGATCTTTTTTATTTTCTGCTATAATAGTATCCGCATTTGCCAAAACCCTTTCTGCCAGAGAAATAAGTAGGTCCGCACGCTGCTGATCTGATAACCGGCGAACCACTACCGATGCATCACGAGTTGCTTTTAAAAGAGGTAAGATAGATTCCATTAGAGTAATACTATATCATTGGCATGCGCCACTTCAAAATTTATTGTTTTAAGATTTTCCCGAATGGCTCTGGAAGTTTCCCTTGCCCTGGCTACGGCAATCATTTCTTCCTGCACCGAGTATATCTCTATAATTTCCCCCGATTCAAATTCACCTGTTACTTCCGTCACCCCCACAGCCAG
Encoded here:
- a CDS encoding M20 family metallo-hydrolase; this translates as MALEIPASENIKILSQEAILLLKKLIETPSFSKEEDQTAAILEEFFVARQISVHKKKNNLWAFNKHFDAAKPTLLLNSHHDTVKPNKSWTLNPFVAQETDGKLYGLGSNDAGGCLVSLIATFCYFYDQPGLAYNIVIAATAEEEISGKEGLEIVVPELPAISFAIVGEPTEMHLAVAEKGLVVLDCTAKGISGHAAREEGENAIYKAISDIEWIKNYQFPKVSPTLGPVKMSVTIINAGTQHNVVPDSCTFTIDVRATDQYTLEEIIETIQENITSVVTPRSIRLRPSSIPMDHPIVKAGLGLGRNAYGSPTTSDQALLDCPSLKMGPGHSGRSHSADEFIYLHEIEQGISQYITMLEEVLK
- a CDS encoding glutamate-5-semialdehyde dehydrogenase, yielding MESILPLLKATRDASVVVRRLSDQQRADLLISLAERVLANADTIIAENKKDLDLMDDADPKKDRLLLNEKRIGDLAQSLRDVASLPDPTGEVLLTRSIEQDLALQKVSVPLGVVGVIYESRPNVTIDVASLCLRSGNACVLKGGKEAHFSNTYLVSLIHESLQELGVPAAAVMLLPTGREFVSELLNATQYVDIIIPRGSESLIKFVRQNSLVPTIETGAGVCHTYVEKTGDLDKAAAIVVNAKVSRPSVCNSLDTILVDRTVAAEFLPKLKADFVKWNVEVFADATSFDILQEAQYPYLKKAQPEDFGREYQDYKCSVKVVDGLYDALQHIAAYSSRHSEAIVSKDPVSIETFLNEVDAAAVYANASTRFTDGGVFGLGAEIGISTQKLHARGPFALEKLVTEKWIVKGDGQVRW